In Patescibacteria group bacterium, the sequence GCTCCAGATGATTTTATAGCAAAAGCAGAGGTGAAATATCCTCTGTTTTTGTATTGCAAAAGTGGGGCAAGGGAGTAATCTAAATTTGAAGACTAGTCGACAGAAGGAGAGATCATATATTTTTTATGGAAACAAAAGAACAACGAAAGATGGGAGAGAGTCCTCTGCCATTGCCATCAAATCATCCTCCTTGCGGGGAGCAGTATTTACCTTTAGTATCAGAAAAAATGGTTCAGACAATGGAAACCGAGTCGTCAACAAAGAGATTAATTGATAAGTATCGGTCTTTTTCTCCCGAGAAGACGATAGCAATATATCATGGGACGAAAGGTAATGACATTGGTGTTGCTGAAGCAATAGTGCGCTCTCCAGATCACGCTGTCATACAAAATTCCAACTGCTTTGCACTTACTCCCGCAGGTGTGTTTTGGAACAAAGAGGGCATAATATGTCATGTTCCCCGTGGCGAAATAGCCTTTCCAGGTGAAAGTACAGTAGGTAAGAAATTTGGGGTTGATGAACACTTTATTGTCGGTAAATTGAAAGATGAAAGTACGCCAATTTCTCTTATCGAATATGAGGGGAGAATTGCCATCACGGAAGGAGCTGACTTATCACCCGAATCAAAAGAACGGTTGATCCAGTTAAATAAGTGGCTTGAGATGGCTTATCGTCAACTTCATCCCATAAAAAGAGAAATAATAAGTGTTGCGGATGGAATTCAGATGGATAGAGGGAATCAAAGCCCAATGGCAGAGAATATTTTGCATTTTAAGGCAGAAGTATTGAGTATTGTAGAAAAAATTGATTTCAGTAGAACGTCAGATATCGCACTGGCGATTGAATCTCTAGAAAAACTCAAATTAGAACATCATGAGATCGAAAAGAGGGCGACTCAAGATCCTGAAGAGGAATCAATAAAAATTAAGAACAAAGAAAATACACTCCATACTTTAGTCGAGGACGTGTCAAAGTTACAAAGCGAATCCCATGCACTCGTTAGTGAAGTTAAAAAATATTTAAAAATAAAGGAAGGAATGAAGAATAACATTCTTTTTCGGTTGGGTAAGCTACTAAGTGGGTACAATCTTAATCACTCTGGGGAGTAGCTTGAAAAAAATATTGATATTTTTGTACAAAAGTGTAAGGATGTCGCAAATCATTCCTCTAATCTAGTACCATCTTGGTTGACCTCCGAGACTATAGAAAATATGGAGAAAGAGGATCGCGAATTTAAGTTTACTAACGTCGATGCAGTTCCTAAATTGTTCGAGCGGCATGTTCAGAAAATAAAGAGTAGTATTGAAGGAGAGAAGGGGGTAGTTGAAGAGAAGAGAAAAGATATTCAAGATTCTTCTTTGGAAAATAAGCTTACGCAAATCACTATTAATAAGCTTTTTACTCTCCTTCGAGAGTATCAGAGCAAAATGCAAATACTTGAGAGCAAACTCCAATCAAGCGAGCCCTTAACACGACCTGAAATAGATAAATCTTAACGTCGTGTTGCGCTATACTGCAGCCACTCCACTTTCTGATAAAACGGGCACATAAAACCTCTCCCCAACCACCCAAGAGGTCTTAACGTCATCTACTAACCCGCTCCAAAAGCACTCATCGCAAGATCGGTGTTTTTGTTTTGGTAAATTTTCAGTAAGAAAAAGAACCCACCTATTGCGATGGATTCTGTACGGGAATCCTTTGTGCCGGATTGCCTTGGCAATGGCATTAATATCCGCGCAGTGTCAGTGCGGTGACATGCACCTCATGTCCCGCTACTACGAAATGGTATTCCACTTCGACAGTACTTGATTGGCATTCTTTTTTGCGCTCCAGCGAGCCACCTTTTTCTTTGATGGTTCGTATGGCACTCCCTTCTGGCTGTGGGCGAATTTTGTCTGACAGTCGGTGCGCTTAGCAATTCCGCACTCTCTGTTATGATGTCGCGGAAGGCGGGGACGCTGAGCGCTTTGATGGGATCAACTCCTTCCGCAACAATTCCCCCTTTCCCCAGTGGGGTGCACTTGATGCCTACCTCTTGGAGGCATTCGAGGACGAGCGCTATACCGGATGTTTTGCTTTCATCCATTCCTTTTCTCCTCATCAAAGCACTGGATGGTGCCGATCGTTTGTATAGCAGTGAAGACACGCGCGCCCTTTTATCTGGATTCAACATTGCATCCTCCTTTATCCTTTTATGGTTGCCGGTGAAGTATCAGATGTTTCTGGAGTTTTAAGATTCGCGGGACACGAGGTGGACATGGGAATAGCCGTGAATTTTCATGCGTGGAAGTCTAATGTATACCGGCTCTTCGAGTGATCGCGGAAATATATTCCACCACTGATTTTGCGGCATCATGAGAATATAATTCCCGCTTGTATCCTCCCAGTCCGGGAACGCTAGATGGACACCCGGGTTCAGGTATATGGCATTACCGTATTTATCCTTCCAGTCCTCTGAGTTGGGCCACTCCTGGTGCCAGATAATCCCACCTTCACCTTTTGAATACGCGAAGCCCCCGCGATAATCTTTTGGAATTTCGCGGTAATGCTTGTAGATGTGTTCGCCATCCTCCTTGTCCATTGCTGCCCCTATCTCTAATCCTAGCGTTCGCACATCCCTCCAGTAGATTTCAACATCGTTTTCTTCTTGTACGACAGGATGAATTCGGTATGTCCGACCTCCGACCGTGAATGTGGCCGGGATGACACACGTGTCCGACATAATCTCCTCCTCAATCTATTTTGTGTGCGCTTCCTGTTCCAGAATATGCTTCCGAAACCATAGTTCCAATTCAGGCCATGGAGTAGCAATGATTTCTCCATGGTACGCCGGCGGGGCCCAGATTTCTCTGGCAACAGCAGTGCACTCTTTCATTTTTAGGCGGTGCCCCAGGTGCTCACCGTAAGATATGCAGCAACGAGCGCTTTCGTTAAGACCAAACTCACGTGCTCTCTCTAGACATTCTTGAGGAAGATCGAATCGCTCGATGATTGCAGTGAGGTCGACCATGGATTCGCAACCTCCCCGTGGCCCCAACAGCACGGTGTCGTGTACGAGGAAGCCATGCAGCCTAAGCAAGATGTTGTTGTGGGCAATTGCCTCGGGCATGTCCTGAGCAAAATAGAGTCTTCGCACCCCGTCAATATCCTGGACAGTCACCTGACGAAGCGTCAGGTCCTCTTGCCTCCACAACTCAGGGAACTCACGCGGGCATGGTTGAAACGTCACTTTACTGCGGTCGAATTCGATTGGTGTTGTCTTCTTGTCAATGAACACATGACAAACTATACAAAGAGTAAAAAATAGTGTAAAATATAATTAAGTATATGTATCACTAAAACAATAATACTTATTAATATAAGATAAAATGGCAAATACTTCGTCAATAATAATTGACATATGAAAAGTAATCTATTACAATGGCTGATTTCCACCGGTCTTGATGAACAACGCGCCTCACTTTATTTGGCCGCATTATCAAAAGGAGAGACTACCGCCGGGGAGCTCGCTCAGGATATTTCGGTTGGACGAACGGCAGTGTATGACAATCTTCGAGTATTGGAAGAGCGGGGATATGTGAGTGTCATTCGAAAAGGCAAACGAAAAGTCTTTATACCAACCCACCCCAAAGAGCTTTACAAGAAATTCGACGGTCAGCGCCATCAACTCAAGGATTTACTTCCTGATTTTCTTGCGCTCTACTCCGAAAAAGGATTGCAGCCCTTTGTTCAACTTTTTCAAGGTCCCTATGCGGCTCGGGAAGTATACGAGGATATTCTCGCTACAACAAAAGAGCGGTACTCATATTTTTCACCTTCGCAGCTCACTCTCCAGGTCGTTGATCGAGCATACATCGAGGATTGGGTGGGGCGCCGCGTGAAAAAGTGCATTCAGAGCCGCTCGCTTCGTGTTAAGACGCAGGATGTTCTTAATGAACCCCTGTTTAATAAGGAAGCAAATTATTTGCGGCAGATTCGATATCTGCCATCATATGTTGACCTGAAAGCATCAATCTATATTTATGAAAAAAATATCGGTGTTATATCGTCAATAAAAGAAGGAACATCGTTTATCATTCATTCACAGGATCTTTCATTTAGCTTTCTTCAAATTTTTGAATTCCTGTGGAGTATTAGCATGAAGTCATAGAAAGTCATAAAAAAACCGCCCTTAGAGGACGGATGGTGTTGATGGGGTTGCAACTTCGTATGATAGTAACTCCCCTGAGAGTGGCAATCCAACGTATTGCATGTTGGGCCACTTATAGTACTGATGGCTCTTTGACGCATCGAGCATTCCAAATACTACTTCAAAATCATTCGTAGCAATATCGAATCCAAGTGTCATCCCGCTTATAACACGATTTTTGTTGATTTTCACTAATAGTCCAAATGCTAGAGCATCTTTAGTGAAGGCAGTATAGATTTTTGAAGGACTCCCTGGAAAATCAACAGTGCCATCAGTAAGTGGATGAGTGCCGCCAAGGGTAGTACCTCCGCGTATGGTACCATCTCTCACTGTACAACATTGTTCTACCTGACGAAGATACCAAAATCTTGTATCGATAATAAGTTCGTCCGGCATTGTACCCTTTTTTGTAAACCGAAGACTATCGAGATAGCCATAATTTGATTGCACTGTTGCGGCAAATGCTAAGTTCCAGTCAGCAGTATTGCTGATCGTAGCAATATTACTCGAGCGAGTTGCAAGCGATACGATCTGTGGTTTATAGTTAATCACAAAATCTGGCAGGGGAGTAAGATTACTTTTGGTTGCATCAGGTGATTGTTGTGCATCTGGAGTCTGTCGAAGCGGTTGGATGTTTGGAACTGTGGAGATAGTCGGGCTGGGCACGATAATTGAGTTACTCACGCGCGGGAGTGGTGCTGTGCATGCAGCAACAAATACTCCTACAGAAAATCCAAAAATCTGTCTAGCGATACATCGTAGAGATTTTAATGTACTCATGATGCCTTTATAGCATATTTTTACATTTTTGTCAATGCGGCCTATATCGGACTTCTGTATGTATTCTTGATTAGTTTCTATCTATTCACTAAGATAGAAGCACTATGCAGACACCCAGTACATGGGCGGTAATACCCGCCTATAATGAAGAAAAAATGATTGGTAGTGTTATAGAGCGCCTTCTGCCGGCAGTTTCGAATATTGTTGTTGTGGACGATTGCTCTCGCGATGCAACACGCGAGATAGCTGAACGTGCGGGAGCTATTGCTCTACGGCATCGGCTTAATCGCGGACAGGGAGCATCGCTTCAGACAGGAATGACCTATGCATTGATGCATGGCGCAGATATTATTATCCATTTCGATGCAGACGGACAGCACTGTGTTGAAGATATCCCCTCACTTCTCGGCCCCCTCAGGGCAGGAGTATGCGATGTTGTGTTGGGTTCGCGTTTCTTGCGTTTCGATACTCAGCAGTCTATTCCTATAACGCGAAAACTTCTATTGCAGGGAGGTATTTTATTTACTACTCTTTTTTCCGGTATTCGACTTACCGATACGCACAATGGTCTGCGTGCATTTTCACGAAGCGCTGCTCTGCGCATACGCATTACGGAAAATAAAATGGCACATGCTTCAGAAATTCTTCATGAAATTGTCCGCCTAAAACTGCGCACCGTTGAGATACCCGTTACGATTCGGTATACGGCATACTCATTGGAGCACACAAAGGCGCGCGGCGATTCTCAACTGCGAAGAACATTTGATATTGTACGTCGACTTATTTGGAGCAAACTTCTTTCATAACACCCATCGAATCTATGAATTTTCAGCTCATCCAACTCCTTGTTACGCTTGTTAGCGGATTTGTTATTCTCAAAACAGTCAATAAATTTCGAAAGAAAGAAATTCCCTTAACGCTTTGTGTACTGTGGTCTTTGTTTTGGATTCTTGGTATCATAGTAGTGTGGCAGCCGACACTAGCAGATACTATTGCTTCTGTATTGCAAGTCGGAAGAGGGACTGATGCAATTCTATATCTTTCACTTGTCGCACTTTTCTATCTCATTTTCAAAATATTTGTTCGGTTCGAAAAACTAGACAAAGACCTCACGGCGCTCGTGCGGGAAGTAGCCATTTTAGAACGAAAGAAATCCAAAGATTAACCTATGACGGCAATGAAAAAAAAATCTTCATATAAATACGATATCATTTCAATAGGCGACGCAACTCTGAATTCGTTTCTAAAGCTTGACGATGCATCGTTGCTCTGCTCGTCCGACCACGACCACTGCTGGCTCTGTCTTTCGTATGCGGATAAGATTCCTGTCAAAGAAATGCGGTTTACCGTTGGCGGCAATGCGTGTAATAATGCTGTCGGCTCAGCGCGACTTGGGCTTAAAACTGCTTTTTATTCAGTTATTGGAGATGATGATAACGGCAAGCGAATTCTCAAAGATATACGGGATGAGGGCGTATCGCCAGAATATCTTATCATCCAAAAACGGAGTACAAGCAATTATGCTGTTGTTCTTAACTTCCATACTGAACGGACAATTTTAGGATACCATCATCCGCGATCATATACCTTGCCGAAATTTGCGCGGGCGAAGTGGATATATCTCACATCGATGGGAAAGGGTTTTGAAAAAATACATACGCAGTTATTGTTACAACTTCGATTGAACGGAACACAGCTCGCTTTTAATCCCGGAACGCTTCAGCTTCGGGCAGGAATACAAAAACTCAAACACGTCCTTAAGCTTTGTTCAGTGTTGATAGTAAATAAAGAAGAAGCAGGTAGGCTTCTCGGCAAAGAATTAGGATCTGATTTAACAAGCGGATTAAAAGATCTCCATGCCGCCGGTCCTGAAATTGTTGTTATTACTGACGGGCCTAAAGGAGCATACGGTTTTAATGGGCATGAGCATTTTTATACCAAACCACTTCCCTCTCGCGTACTTGAACGCACAGGTGCGGGCGATGCGTTTTCAACAGGACTGCTAGCTGCGTTTTGTCATGGTAAGCCGCTTTCAGATGCACTACTCTGGGGAGCTGCAAACTCAGCTTCTGTTATCGAGCATGTTGGCCCACAAAAGGGACTTCTAACAAAGTCCCAACTTGAGAAACGAATTCGTACATGCAAGGGTAAATGTACGACGATTGGATAATAGAACCTGTATGCTTGTCTCATCACGTTCACTTCTGTTAAAGGCACAAAAAGGCGGCTATGCGATAGGGGCGTTTAATATTGATAATCTCGAAATGGTGCAGGCAGTCGTGCGGGCCGCAATCAACAAACAATCTCCGGCAATTATTGCAACGAGCGAAAGCTCCATAGCCTACGCTGGCGGTCCTGCAGTGCTTAAGGCGCTTGTTAGCATAGTTACACAGGGCAGAATTCCTTTTGTACTTCATCTTGATCACGGGAAAGACATAGCTTTAATTAAACAGTGCATCGACATTGGATGGACATCTGTAATGTATGACGGTTCACTTTTGCCCTATGATCAAAATATAAAAAATACCCAAGAAGTGGTCGCCTATGCTCATAAACACCACGTTTCCGTTGAAGCTGAATTAGGTGCTCTGAAAGTGCAAGAAGATGGAGAAACTGGCGCAGAGCAACATTTTACAGATCCCGATCAAGCAGATGTATTTGTGCGTACTACCGGGGTGGACTCCCTTGCTATAGCTATTGGAACATCACATGGTGCGTTCAAAGCAAAAGGAGATGTAAGACTCGATTATAGTCGGCTGAAAAAAATTCAGCAGAGGGTTCGAGTGCCGCTTGTTCTTCATGGGGCAAGTACACTGTCACGTTCATTACAAAAAAAAATGCATAAAAATTGTGAAGATTTGAACGACTGTCTTCGTCTTGAGGGGGCGCATGGCATACGTCCTTCAGCGATACGGAAATGCATTTCTCTTGGCATTGCAAAGGTGAATGTCGGTACGGATTTGAGGGCGTCATTTGTTGCCGGAATACGGGAGTCTATTATTGAACACCCTACCAGCTATGATGAACGCGATTTCTTCAAAGATGCACGCAATTTGATTCAAAAGACAATCGAAGAACGCATGGTCTTACTCTCAAGTGCAGGGAAGGCAAAATAACAGTATAATCATAGTATTTTTTGACTCTTCGACAGAAGAGAGAAGTGAGCAATAAAATTGTTCAACCAGACTCTTGACAGAATAAAAAGTCTGTGGTAGGATTGGCACTATAGAGCAAGGAGGGCTTCGTACTGTTCACCTGGAGACACGACAAGCATGGGGATGTACGTTTCGTTTAGAGGGCTTCTCGCTTACTGAACCGATGCGTGCGTTTTCTTGTCTCCAGATGATTGGTACAAAACATACAAAACTACCCACTGTTAGGGGGTAGTTTTTAGTTTATGTGCTTGAAGTATTATTCAGGCACACTCTGTTGTTCTGACGTAGGTTCGGAAACAGACTGAGGATTCTCGGGTTCTTTTGCTTTTCCTACGTAGCATACTGCAGGCCAGACTATGTAGTGGCTTTTGAATGTTTCTTTTTTCACCTCTCCGGACGGATAGGTAACACGGCGCTCAAAAAATGCATCAGCGCCCGCATGCGCCTTTTCGGTGCATTTTTTCTTTCCAGGTTCAAGCTCGGTTGTTTCGATTATTTTTGTATCAGGAGGCTTTCGAATATTGTATACTGTCGGCTTATCCACTTCACTTATGCGCCCATCTTTTGTTCCCCAGAGAGTTATGGAAATTTTTGTTCCTTTTATTGATGTTTGTATTAATAGAGGGGTTGCCATGTCGTTGCGGAATTTAAAATCCGGCGCAGGAGAGTAGATTGTTGCGTCAAATCCTACGGGAGGTTCATAGTATCCTACGCGGTATGAATGGTTACGTCGCTGGATAATGGGCAGCCCTGCGTAGGAAACGGCGCGAAAGAGTGTTGTAGACACCTGGCAGAGCCCGCCACCATATTCGGGCTTAGTCACATTTCCTTTGATAACGAGTTCGGGAAGGAAACCGGTTGTCTCATCAATTGGATCCAGGTAGGAAAGCAGTGAAAACTCCTCCTGTGGTTGAATAAGTATGCCATTAATTCGTGATGCGCCATTTGCTATGTTTTTCCTTCGGTTTGTTGGGCTTCCTTTGAAATTTGTTTCTGCATACCCGACAACTTCTTTGATTGAGTCTTGGTTGGGGATGGAAAGAAGGGCTGATGGGTGATGGTTAACCGGCAGCATAATTTCATTACTCACGTTTTCCAGCAAAGCAGCTTGAATGAGATTGACACTCTCTTCGACTGCAAGCTTTTGTCCATCCTGGGGTTGTGTTATAATGACTATTTTTCCTTCTTGCAGTTCAAATCGCGGATCCTTACTTTCTGTAAAGATCGCAGGAGCAATAGTAGACTCAAGGTAGGCTTTAATGCTATCAGTGCGGACGCTCAGAGCGGGTTGTTTTGCGTTGGAAAGAGTAATAGTAATCCATGAAGCGACTTTTGAAGCATGCACTTTCCATACATGTGTATCATCGGTTTTGAGTGTGATCTCGCGTACAAGAGCCTGTGCATCTATAACCATTTTCTCGATGTCCGAAGCTCGAAGCGGTGGTGCCTGTTCAATAGTGTGAAGGGTAATGGTTGGAGCTAGGCCTTGTTGGAGGCCGCTCTGCAGCTGATTAGCTGCGTCGTTACTATCAAATACAATACCAGACTGTTCTGGTTGAGTAGTAAATGTTTTAGATTGTTTATTGTAAATAAGGTCGGCAGGTAGTGCAGGATGCTGCTTGCCGGGAAACGCCTGTTCGAGCATTGCATTGAGCACCTCATGGTTCACTGAAACGGCTATTGATATGTGTTGTTTGGCAACTATCAGCTTGGCG encodes:
- a CDS encoding helix-turn-helix domain-containing protein; this translates as MKSNLLQWLISTGLDEQRASLYLAALSKGETTAGELAQDISVGRTAVYDNLRVLEERGYVSVIRKGKRKVFIPTHPKELYKKFDGQRHQLKDLLPDFLALYSEKGLQPFVQLFQGPYAAREVYEDILATTKERYSYFSPSQLTLQVVDRAYIEDWVGRRVKKCIQSRSLRVKTQDVLNEPLFNKEANYLRQIRYLPSYVDLKASIYIYEKNIGVISSIKEGTSFIIHSQDLSFSFLQIFEFLWSISMKS
- a CDS encoding glycosyltransferase family 2 protein, coding for MQTPSTWAVIPAYNEEKMIGSVIERLLPAVSNIVVVDDCSRDATREIAERAGAIALRHRLNRGQGASLQTGMTYALMHGADIIIHFDADGQHCVEDIPSLLGPLRAGVCDVVLGSRFLRFDTQQSIPITRKLLLQGGILFTTLFSGIRLTDTHNGLRAFSRSAALRIRITENKMAHASEILHEIVRLKLRTVEIPVTIRYTAYSLEHTKARGDSQLRRTFDIVRRLIWSKLLS
- a CDS encoding DUF2304 domain-containing protein, coding for MNFQLIQLLVTLVSGFVILKTVNKFRKKEIPLTLCVLWSLFWILGIIVVWQPTLADTIASVLQVGRGTDAILYLSLVALFYLIFKIFVRFEKLDKDLTALVREVAILERKKSKD
- a CDS encoding carbohydrate kinase family protein, with protein sequence MTAMKKKSSYKYDIISIGDATLNSFLKLDDASLLCSSDHDHCWLCLSYADKIPVKEMRFTVGGNACNNAVGSARLGLKTAFYSVIGDDDNGKRILKDIRDEGVSPEYLIIQKRSTSNYAVVLNFHTERTILGYHHPRSYTLPKFARAKWIYLTSMGKGFEKIHTQLLLQLRLNGTQLAFNPGTLQLRAGIQKLKHVLKLCSVLIVNKEEAGRLLGKELGSDLTSGLKDLHAAGPEIVVITDGPKGAYGFNGHEHFYTKPLPSRVLERTGAGDAFSTGLLAAFCHGKPLSDALLWGAANSASVIEHVGPQKGLLTKSQLEKRIRTCKGKCTTIG
- a CDS encoding class II fructose-bisphosphate aldolase, which encodes MLVSSRSLLLKAQKGGYAIGAFNIDNLEMVQAVVRAAINKQSPAIIATSESSIAYAGGPAVLKALVSIVTQGRIPFVLHLDHGKDIALIKQCIDIGWTSVMYDGSLLPYDQNIKNTQEVVAYAHKHHVSVEAELGALKVQEDGETGAEQHFTDPDQADVFVRTTGVDSLAIAIGTSHGAFKAKGDVRLDYSRLKKIQQRVRVPLVLHGASTLSRSLQKKMHKNCEDLNDCLRLEGAHGIRPSAIRKCISLGIAKVNVGTDLRASFVAGIRESIIEHPTSYDERDFFKDARNLIQKTIEERMVLLSSAGKAK
- a CDS encoding VanW family protein — its product is MKQSLHSFFSTRLLIGSIALLLLIGSVPYFYSIAKTLASNNTQVAHGIQVGDFDIGGMNGEELRDLLEHSYQTRVDQGVAVLFDGTTSLLREQAPLDTDIPIQTQDRLFSYDYEKTIEDVFSTGHSDSLIENAFLRAKLIVAKQHISIAVSVNHEVLNAMLEQAFPGKQHPALPADLIYNKQSKTFTTQPEQSGIVFDSNDAANQLQSGLQQGLAPTITLHTIEQAPPLRASDIEKMVIDAQALVREITLKTDDTHVWKVHASKVASWITITLSNAKQPALSVRTDSIKAYLESTIAPAIFTESKDPRFELQEGKIVIITQPQDGQKLAVEESVNLIQAALLENVSNEIMLPVNHHPSALLSIPNQDSIKEVVGYAETNFKGSPTNRRKNIANGASRINGILIQPQEEFSLLSYLDPIDETTGFLPELVIKGNVTKPEYGGGLCQVSTTLFRAVSYAGLPIIQRRNHSYRVGYYEPPVGFDATIYSPAPDFKFRNDMATPLLIQTSIKGTKISITLWGTKDGRISEVDKPTVYNIRKPPDTKIIETTELEPGKKKCTEKAHAGADAFFERRVTYPSGEVKKETFKSHYIVWPAVCYVGKAKEPENPQSVSEPTSEQQSVPE